Sequence from the Aspergillus nidulans FGSC A4 chromosome III genome:
CCGCGTCAAAGGGGCCTGATCGTGACTGAATCCCTTAGTCCCCGTCAGTGTAACTATTCGGCGGTTGACTGGAGAGTCGCCGCGGGCTCTTCGAGCCATCTTTCTGTATGTTTTACTCTTTTCTTACAGCTGACGATCCAATCCATTCGCTTCCGCATCAACCCATCCCTCcatccttcgtcttcctcccttCCCTGATTCCGAGGATGCCAAATTAATGTCCGCAGTGGATTACTTGTCCATTTTTTGAGGAGATAATCCGTTTGTTGCCGGGACTGCTCACATTGTCCTCGTGCCACTTCTCCGACACTACCTGTTCCTTCTCCCCTTACATTCTCCCGGTCTACCTCCACTTTCCCCGTACCGTTTTCAGCACCCACACCTACGTCTCCGCAGTCCGCACCGCCTCGACTCTCCTCTCGGTCTTGATCATTAGCATCATGAACTTCGGTCCGTCCTGTCCATCCACATTGAGATCGGCTGGTGCATCCTAGACTTGAGTCGCGTTTGGAGCATGTCTCTGCGCGGACCAAATGTCCGTAGCCTCGATTCCCGACACCTCGCTTGGCCTCACCTCCTCCgagatccagattctccgtcaacaacagcagatTGCTCTGCAGGGCGCTCACACTGGCAATGGGGCTTCCAGGGGCAGAGGTACTGGACGTACAAGCAACTCCAGCTCGCGCGCTGCCAGTGCCGCCAGCAGTCACGGTCGATTGCTGCTGGACCCAATGAGCCTCCGGGCACTTTCGCATCAGTTGGACGGGTTACAACAACAGATTCAGAATCGCCTCGAACACGTACGTCTCACTTTCTTTTACTTTATGACCTTTTGAGAATATCTCCGATTTCGTGACACTTCCTTGAGCCGCTTCACTTTCCCATATGCGCAACGCAATATGCGTGATGGCCGTACAGTCAGCTAATCTAACTCCGCATTAGCTGGAGGAACAAATGCAACTGTCTATCCAAAACAGCTATGACCGCGCCGGAAACGTGATCCGCAATGCTGACGCTGAGATTGCCCGTACACGTTCGATATTGTCGTCAATTGATGATCTGGAGAACGAACTTGCAAAGATCGGACACATTAGAGAGATCGTGAGGGCCTATCGTGGCCGAATAGAAGGCTTAGACCAACGTCTTGATCAAGCTGCccgccgccgacgatgaTACATTCCTTCTCGGCTACCTCCTCTGCGATTATACCTATATTCTatcatttctttttcttttacACCTACTCTCGGAGAACAGATCCTGAACATCAGCCCTGGAGGCGCTCCCTTCTATTGTGCAACCCCTGCTCTGAATCGA
This genomic interval carries:
- a CDS encoding uncharacterized protein (transcript_id=CADANIAT00006346), with the protein product MSVASIPDTSLGLTSSEIQILRQQQQIALQGAHTGNGASRGRGTGRTSNSSSRAASAASSHGRLLLDPMSLRALSHQLDGLQQQIQNRLEHLEEQMQLSIQNSYDRAGNVIRNADAEIARTRSILSSIDDLENELAKIGHIREIVRAYRGRIEGLDQRLDQAARRRR